The following DNA comes from Noviherbaspirillum sp. L7-7A.
TGCAGGACCTGGCCGACGGCGTCAGGAAGGGCCATGCCGACGCGGTGCTGGCAGCCAGCATTTTCCATTATGGCCAGCACACCGTGCAGGAAGCCAAGCAATTCATGGCGGGCCAGGGCATACCGATGAGGCTGGCATGAGCGTCAAGGCGAAATGGTTGAACAAGGTGCGCTGGGACGAGCACGGCCTGGTGCCGGTGATTGCCCAGGAGGTCGGCAGCAACGACGTGCTGATGTTTGCCTGGATGAACCGGGAAGCGCTGGCGCGCACGGCCGAATCGGGCCAGGCGGTCTACTGGAGCCGCTCGCGCAAGAAACTGTGGCACAAGGGCGAGGAATCGGGCCATGTGCAGAAGGTGCATGAACTGCGCCTGGACTGCGACGAGGACGTGGTGCTGCTCAAGGTCGAACAGGTGGACGGCATTGCCTGCCACACCGGCCGGCATTCCTGCTTCTTCCAAAAATTCGAGGGCAGCGCCGCCGACGGCGAATGGGTCGCGGTCGACCCGGTCTTGAAGAATCCCGACAGCATCTACAAGTAAAGGCAAAGCGGCACAATGAGCGACACCCTGAACCGCCTGGCGCAAGTCATCGAGTCACGCAAGCCCGCCAACGGCGGCGATCCGGAGAAATCCTATGTCAGCCGGCTGTTCGCCAAGGGCGACGACGCGATCCTGAAGAAGATCGGCGAGGAAGCCACCGAGACCGTGATGGCCGCCAAGGATGCGCGGGTCGATGGCGATGCGTCCAGGGTGCTGTATGAGTGCGCCGACCTCTGGTTTCATACGCTTGTCATGCTGGCGCAGTTTAATCTCACGCCGGACGATGTACTGAAGGAACTGGCGCGGCGGGAAGGCATCTCGGGTATCGAGGAAAAGGCCAGCCGCAGCCTGAAGCACGACTGAAGGCGGCAGCACGGAACGGGAACAAGCTCATCAATAGCAACGGAGACTGGTTTGGACAACTGTATTTTCTGCAAGATCACCGCGGGGCAGATTCCCTCGAAGAAGGTGCATGAAGACGAGGATCTGATCGCCTTCCACGACATCAATCCGGCGGCGCCCGTGCATGTTCTTATTGTGCCGAAGCAACACATTCCGACACTGGCCGACTGCACGGAACAGCACTCTGCTTTGTTAGGTAAAATGCTGCTTCTGGCGCCCAGGCTGGCGCAACAATTAGGCTGCGGATACGAGGCCGATGGCGGCGCCAATGGCTCTGGCGGCTTCAAGACCCTGTTCAATACTGGTCCGGATGGTGGACAAGAGGTATACCATCTTCATCTGCATGTGATCGGCGGACCGCGTCCCTGGCGCGGCCAACGGTAGTCCGGTCGGATCCGGACAAATTCAACCTGGAACGCAGCGTTCCGCAAGGAGAAACAAATGGGTTCATTTAGCGTCTGGCACTGGCTGATCGTTCTGGTCATCGTGATGCTGGTATTCGGCACCAAGAAGATCGGCAACATGGGTTCCGACCTCGGCAAGGCAGTGAAGGGCTTCAAGGATGGCGTCAAGGGCGAGGAAGACCGCGTCGCCGGCGCGCCGCCGACCGTGGCCGACAAGGGCACCATCGACGTCGAAACCAAAGAAAAGAACCGGACCTGAGCCGATGCGCATCGTGCACGGTAGCGCCACATGATCGATCTCGGCCTGACCAAGATTGCCCTGATCGGCGTCGTGGCGCTGGTCGTCATCGGGCCGGAAAAACTGCCGCGCGTGGCGCGCATGGCGGGTTCCCTGTTTGGCCGCGCACAGCGCTACATCAATGACGTGAAGCAGGAAGTCAGCCGGGAAATCGACCTCGACGAATTCCGCAAGATGCAGCAGGACGTGCGGGAGGCCGCCAGCACGGTGGAGCAATCCATCTCGGAGAATGCCGCCGAAGTGCGCGACGCCGTCAGTTCCGGCTGGAA
Coding sequences within:
- the tatA gene encoding Sec-independent protein translocase subunit TatA, translated to MGSFSVWHWLIVLVIVMLVFGTKKIGNMGSDLGKAVKGFKDGVKGEEDRVAGAPPTVADKGTIDVETKEKNRT
- a CDS encoding phosphoribosyl-ATP diphosphatase, which codes for MSDTLNRLAQVIESRKPANGGDPEKSYVSRLFAKGDDAILKKIGEEATETVMAAKDARVDGDASRVLYECADLWFHTLVMLAQFNLTPDDVLKELARREGISGIEEKASRSLKHD
- the hisI gene encoding phosphoribosyl-AMP cyclohydrolase: MSVKAKWLNKVRWDEHGLVPVIAQEVGSNDVLMFAWMNREALARTAESGQAVYWSRSRKKLWHKGEESGHVQKVHELRLDCDEDVVLLKVEQVDGIACHTGRHSCFFQKFEGSAADGEWVAVDPVLKNPDSIYK
- the tatB gene encoding Sec-independent protein translocase protein TatB — translated: MIDLGLTKIALIGVVALVVIGPEKLPRVARMAGSLFGRAQRYINDVKQEVSREIDLDEFRKMQQDVREAASTVEQSISENAAEVRDAVSSGWNDDFTSASNPLMEPPTPDQHAVKAKDFRRKKLARTSAVPSWYKRQNGRRSRVLSGAARVARHRPSGSRKPTQSFH
- a CDS encoding histidine triad nucleotide-binding protein, encoding MDNCIFCKITAGQIPSKKVHEDEDLIAFHDINPAAPVHVLIVPKQHIPTLADCTEQHSALLGKMLLLAPRLAQQLGCGYEADGGANGSGGFKTLFNTGPDGGQEVYHLHLHVIGGPRPWRGQR